In a single window of the Penaeus monodon isolate SGIC_2016 chromosome 3, NSTDA_Pmon_1, whole genome shotgun sequence genome:
- the LOC119585616 gene encoding KRAB-A domain-containing protein 2-like, whose protein sequence is MASESIEKRFKSELFKSYEESKKYHIPKAEYYRRINSIKFSSANRHMKSRSDYYLLSNYSMVWLQKEPEHGVTETTNEPLLYYVTIEETFDVIKRVHIATGHGRRDRMIKELKRKYANITTKALELFKSLCEECQKKRKRPMTKGAVVRPILSKELASRGQADLIDMQTMPHSNFEWIMVYQDHLTKFCILRPLQSKHAAEVAFQLVDVFLLMGAPAGLQSDNGSEFTSRVITELKEIWPSVTMVHGEPRHLRSQGSVERANGGIKDMLVTWLADNNSQEWSVGIKLVQFQKNAAHHSGIKCSPYSAMFGCEARVGLTSSPVPTEVVSRLESKDDLTAVMSDDKTTTTGSAASSTGSVTISEATTSDNNDFLTIEVTESLSVDAIVQIPQITKTKFRNVEQKHTKAVDRGRGDPRNILGVIVSRDLDNDQYQIAVKSGVLKFDLYPQCLLTEDDINQDTAVSLPEAVIAQSACGGQGFTRCNCSGLKKCSTNICLKVYKFTRSESKLPHNFNDFWIETPSETQWLYRSQLQTFSAPSLYNMSFDILQK, encoded by the exons ATGGCTTCTGAGAGTATTGAAAAGAGATTCAAGAGTGAGCTGTTCAAAAGttatgaagaaagcaagaaatatcATATCCCAAAGGCTGAGTACTACAGAAGGATAAACAGCATTAAATTTTCATCAGCAAATAGACATATGAAGAGTAGAAGTGACTATTATCTTCTGTCCAA TTACTCCATGGTCTGGCTGCAGAAGGAGCCAGAACATGGGGTAACAGAGACTACAA ATGAGCCACTCCTGTATTATGTAACTATTGAGGAGACTTTTGACGTCATCAAACGTGTTCATATTGCAACAGGACATGGTAGGCGTGACCGCATGATTAAGGAGTTAAAACGAAAATATGCCAACATCACAACAAAGGCCTTGGAGCTCTTCAAATCACTGTGTGAGGAatgtcagaagaaaaggaaaagaccaatGACCAAGGGTGCTGTGGTGCGTCCTATCCTCAGCAAGGAATTGGCATCTAGGGGCCAGGCTGATTTGATTGACATGCAAACAATGCCACACTCCAACTTTGAATGGATCATGGTGTACCAAGACCATCTCACCAAATTCTgcattcttcgtcctcttcaaagCAAACATGCTGCAGAGGTTGCCTTCCAGCTTGTAGATGTCTTCCTTCTCATGGGTGCCCCTGCTGGTCTTCAAAGTGATAATGGCTCAGAGTTCACATCCAGGGTGATTACTGAGCTAAAAGAAATATGGCCAAGTGTCACCATGGTTCATGGGGAGCCCCGTCATCTACGAAGTCAGGGTTCTGTGGAACGTGCGAATGGTGGCATTAAGGATATGTTAGTTACCTGGCTTGCAGACAATAATTCACAAGAATGGTCAGTTGGTATCAAGCTTGTTCAGTTTCAGAAAAATGCTGCTCACCATTCAGGGATAAAGTGCTCTCCATACTCTGCTATGTTTGGTTGTGAAGCCAGAGTTGGCCTGACTTCTTCACCTGTACCCACAGAAGTTGTCTCAAGGTTGGAGAGTAAGGATGATCTCACAGCAGTTATGTcagatgataaaacaacaacaacaggttctGCTGCAAGTTCTACTGGTTCAGTGACCATTAGCGAAGCGACAacaagtgacaataatgattttttgaCCATTGAAGTGACCGAGTCACTTTCTGTTGATGCCATTGTTCAAATTCCTCAGATCACCAAGACTAAATTCAGAAACGTAGAGCAGAAGCATACAAAGG CTGTGGATCGTGGTAGAGGAGATCCGCGGAATATCCTGGGTGTTATTGTCAGCAGAGATTTGGACAATGACCAGTATCAGATCGCTGTGAAGTCGGGTGTTCTAAAGTTTGACCTCTACCCCCAGTGTTTGCTGACAGAAGATGACATAAATCAGGATACTGCAGTGTCACTTCCAGAAGCTGTTATTGCACAATCTGCATGTGGTGGTCAGGGATTCACTAGATGCAACTGTAGTGGTCTGAAGAAATGTTCAACTAACATAT